ATACCGATTATAAAATTATATTCAATTCTTACATAGGATTCCAACAAACCACAAGGGAGATACCACTGTTAAATGCAACGGAATATGCATTATTGGCAAACGAAGCCTATGCGGCAAACGGACAGGCACTGCCTTTTACGGATGTAACCTCACTTGGACAGGGAACAGACTGGCAAAAAGAAGTGTTTAAAACAGCACCCATTTCCAGTGCAGATGTAACTATTAATAAAGGAACCAAAAAATCTACCTATTCTTTGGGAGTATCATTTTTAACACAAGATGGTATTGTTGGGGAAACAAAAGCAAATTTTAACAGGAGAAACGTAAAATTCAATTTCAGTACTGACATTTTAGATAATTTAAAATTTACATCTTCCTCTCTATATATTAACACCAATAGTAAAGGTATTATCCAAAACACAATAGGCTCCATATTGTACAACGCATTAAACATGCCTCCAACCACTCCGGTTAGAAATGATACCGGTGAATTTTCCACGCCTCCCCCCATAGGAGTGGGTATAGAAGTGGCAAATCCGCTTGCGCAAATAGATGATGCACATAACAGAGTCTGGGTAGATAAATTTTCAGGAAGCCATGCTCTAAATTATCAGTTTTCAGATCATTTGAGCGCAGAATCCAGAATTCAATTTAACTATGCAACCGTTCAGGGAAATACATTTACTCCTATCATTAATTACGGAGCAGGAAATGTATTCAATAATGAAAGGCCATCTTTTAATGTTTTTAAGACTGTGTTTAAAGACTATACATTTGATGCTTTTGTGAAGTATGAAAGAACTTTTAATGATATTCATGAAATCAAAGTATTATTGGGAACTTCGGTTTTTAGATCACAAGGAATTAATAAAAGGAATATAACGAGTTTGGATGTTACGGGAACGGATTTAAACTCATCCGGCCTGAATGGGAGTATCATTGACAATCTAGCGTTAAGTAATCAACCCAGGGAATTTTTTGATAGTAGGTTACTTTCCTACTTTTCAAGATTTCAATATAGCTATGACAATAAATATTTGTTTTCTGCTGTGATAAGGAGGGATGGTTCGTCAAATTTTGCCCCTCGAAACAAGTTTGGTTATTTCCCATCAGGATCAATTGGGTGGATAGCCTCTAATGAAGACTTTTTAAAAGGTTCCAATACGATTAACTTTTTAAAACTAAGAGCTAGTTACGGTATTATAGGAAATGACAGGATTCCCAGTTTTAGGTTCGTATCATTAGTATCCGGTGAAGGTGTATATGTATTCAATGACCAAATAACATTTGGTACGGCTCTGGGGGCCATATCAAACCCGGAAATTAAATGGGAAAAAAACAAACCTTTGGATATCGGGTTAGATATAGGGCTGTTTAATAAGGTTGATATTACCTTAGACTACTTCAATAAAAAAACGGAAGATCTTTTGGTGGAACCCCAGGTTTCCGGAATTTTAGGATCTACTGCACCCGGTTCCGGTCTACCTACTATTAATGCCGGTACTGTGGAGAATAAAGGTTTTGAGTTTTCTATCAGCTATAAAGACCATATAGGAGAAGATTTTAACTTTAATATGAACTACAATTTTACTACATTGGAAAACAACGTTTTGTTTGTAGGCAGTGATTCCGGTTTTCTGGCCGGAGGTTCTTTTGGCATTGGCCAGGATCCGCCTTCGAGAATGGAAGCAGGGTTTCCTATAGGGTACTTTTATGGGTATCGAACAAACGGAATATTCCAAAATCAAACAGAAGTAGATGCCCATGCTACACAAATGAATGC
This window of the Flavobacteriaceae bacterium genome carries:
- a CDS encoding SusC/RagA family TonB-linked outer membrane protein translates to MRGLILSTLFTLSSFFVSAQNITVKGVVKDAKTGEPLPGVNIAVKNTSKGDITDLDGNYTIANVPRGAVLVFSYLGYVTKEVTVDSTTINVSLEESAEKLDEIVVIGYGTQRKKEVTGAVSVVSSETIEDLKPVRIEQALQGQVAGVNITSASGAPGAASNIRIRGISTNGNNNPLILVDGNPIEDLSVLNPADIASISVLKDATAGIYGVRGANGVILITTKSGRKNTDYKIIFNSYIGFQQTTREIPLLNATEYALLANEAYAANGQALPFTDVTSLGQGTDWQKEVFKTAPISSADVTINKGTKKSTYSLGVSFLTQDGIVGETKANFNRRNVKFNFSTDILDNLKFTSSSLYINTNSKGIIQNTIGSILYNALNMPPTTPVRNDTGEFSTPPPIGVGIEVANPLAQIDDAHNRVWVDKFSGSHALNYQFSDHLSAESRIQFNYATVQGNTFTPIINYGAGNVFNNERPSFNVFKTVFKDYTFDAFVKYERTFNDIHEIKVLLGTSVFRSQGINKRNITSLDVTGTDLNSSGLNGSIIDNLALSNQPREFFDSRLLSYFSRFQYSYDNKYLFSAVIRRDGSSNFAPRNKFGYFPSGSIGWIASNEDFLKGSNTINFLKLRASYGIIGNDRIPSFRFVSLVSGEGVYVFNDQITFGTALGAISNPEIKWEKNKPLDIGLDIGLFNKVDITLDYFNKKTEDLLVEPQVSGILGSTAPGSGLPTINAGTVENKGFEFSISYKDHIGEDFNFNMNYNFTTLENNVLFVGSDSGFLAGGSFGIGQDPPSRMEAGFPIGYFYGYRTNGIFQNQTEVDAHATQMNATPGDLRFVDVNGDGVINTDDRTYIGDPIPDITMGLNFSFDYKNFDFNMYAFASVGNEIVRNYERNQPLTNRTVYYLDRWRGQGTSTTFPRVTTGATGNTLFSDFYVEDGSFVRLQNIQVGYTLNEESTQKVGFDKVRFYLSSNNLFTLTKYRGYDPTTSNGAPIGGGIDQGFYPNPKTFLLGLNVNF